The Ischnura elegans chromosome 1, ioIscEleg1.1, whole genome shotgun sequence genome contains a region encoding:
- the LOC124166012 gene encoding probable RNA-binding protein 46 isoform X1, with amino-acid sequence MALCQWEESSQEKMEKEENNNLLLQMKKMEMSTRRLIDLSERTNYRIIQVNGQRTYGPPPSWFGDSPGKDCEVFVGRIPRDCFEDELIPVLELAGFIYEFRLMMDFSGSNRGFGFALYSKPSEARQAIEKLNHYEIRPGCTLGIVKSMNNCKLFIGGLDIDVTEEEITVTLNCMTPGVSRVTLHPSRSSNPFQRPKKYALVEYETHRAAAMARRVLVPQKMRFRGIRVVVDWANPFGEDQKWEKKSYQGTSSKAREKRNSVDSKSKVDGRSKFNDSNCLPPAQTRLGAGTDTSSLCFRDGSLKEMNCDNFLELQQNGHIMPFTPANSSHNGTVAFTTDLKNTNSVAAVNFLSNQNVNHVMLIPRNFVPATNFSLQQIMFTACQAQMFGYYQQIPPILNSSLAKESLVIGETNLEPDLLCKH; translated from the exons ATGGCTTTGTGCCAGTGGGAAGAATCTTCTCaggagaaaatggaaaaagaagagaACAATAACCTGCTCCTtcaaatgaagaaaatggaaatgtCCACCAGAAGGCTTATTGACCTTTCGGAAAGGACTAATTATCGAATTATCCAGGTTAATGGCCAGCGCACTTACGGCCCTCCTCCCTCTTGGTTCGGAGATTCACCTGGGAAAGACTGCGAAGTTTTCGTCGGCCGTATCCCTCGGGATTGCTTTGAGGATGAACTGATTCCTGTCCTAGAATTGGCTGGGTTTATCTACGAATTCCGTCTGATGATGGACTTCAGTGGCTCTAATCGTGGATTTGGTTTTGCATTGTATTCGAAGCCATCGGAAGCTCGCCAAGCAATCGAAAAACTAAATCATTATGAAATAAGACCTGGGTGTACCCTCGGCATCGTCAAGTCCATGAACAACTGCAAGCTCTTCATTGGAGGACTGGATATAGATGTCACTGAGGAAGAAATTACAGTTACGCTGAATTGCATGACTCCTGGTGTTTCTCGAGTCACCCTGCACCCATCAAGATCTAGCAACCCCTTTCAGAGGCCGAAGAAATATGCCCTAGTTGAGTATGAGACGCACAGAGCAGCTGCTATGGCGCGGAGGGTATTGGTCCCGCAGAAAATGCGGTTCAGAGGAATAAGAGTGGTAGTAGATTGGGCCAATCCGTTTGGAGAAGATCAAAAGTGGGAAAAAAAATCCTATCAG ggCACTTCTTCGAAGGCCAGAGAGAAACGTAATTCTGTTGACTCAAAGAGCAAGGTGGATGGCAGATCCAAATTCAACGATAGTAATTGTTTACCGCCTGCACAAACAAGGTTGGGGGCCGGGACTGACACTTCATCATTATGTTTCAGGGATGGCAGCTTAAAGGAGATGAATTGTGATAATTTCCTTGAATTACAACAAAATGGGCACATTATGCCATTCACTCCTGCCAACTCTAGTCACAATGGTACTGTCGCATTTACTACCgatttgaaaaatacaaattcagTGGCTGCTGTGAATTTTCTTAGCAATCAAAATGTTAACCATGTCATGTTGATCCCTCGAAATTTTGTACCTGCTACAAACTTCAGTCTTCAGCAAATCATGTTTACTGCCTGTCAGGCCCAAATGTTTGGATACTATCAACAGATTCCTCCGATACTTAACTCTTCTTTGGCAAAAG AGTCTTTGGTAATTGGAGAAACCAATTTGGAACCTGATTTGTTATGCAAGCATTAA
- the LOC124166103 gene encoding uncharacterized protein LOC124166103, translating to MAWSRSAALACKITELVLVCATMGLQVSSPPMPNTDAAFMLIILGTYIILIPGILIGYLTGEMIPWRIDLFFTIIGIATFVAAGEAAERNYLECIYDQDSNIVDFLVIPGTWLMVIILFIDSIMIYLNIPRENHNLDTTGLVNFS from the exons ATGGCGTGGTCCAGGAGCGCTGCACTCGCTTGCAAGATCACCGAGTTG gTGCTGGTATGTGCCACCATGGGCCTACAAGTCTCATCTCCGCCCATGCCAAACACTGATGCTGCTTTCATGCTAATAATCCTAGGAACATACATCATATTGATTCCAGGAATATTAATAGGATACCTTACAGGAGAAATGATTCCATGGAGGATA gaTTTATTCTTCACTATAATTGGGATAGCTACTTTCGTGGCAGCAGGTGAAGCTGCAgagagaaattatcttgagtGTATATATGATCAAGACTCTAACATTGTAGACTTTCTAGTCATACCAGGAACTTGGTTAATGGTGATAATTCTATTTATAGACTCCATAATGATCTACTTGAATATTCCAAGGGAAAATCACAATCTTGATACAACTGGTTTGgtcaatttttcatga
- the LOC124166012 gene encoding probable RNA-binding protein 46 isoform X2, with protein MALCQWEESSQEKMEKEENNNLLLQMKKMEMSTRRLIDLSERTNYRIIQVNGQRTYGPPPSWFGDSPGKDCEVFVGRIPRDCFEDELIPVLELAGFIYEFRLMMDFSGSNRGFGFALYSKPSEARQAIEKLNHYEIRPGCTLGIVKSMNNCKLFIGGLDIDVTEEEITVTLNCMTPGVSRVTLHPSRSSNPFQRPKKYALVEYETHRAAAMARRVLVPQKMRFRGIRVVVDWANPFGEDQKWEKKSYQGTSSKAREKRNSVDSKSKVDGRSKFNDSNCLPPAQTRLGAGTDTSSLCFRDGSLKEMNCDNFLELQQNGHIMPFTPANSSHNVFSKSCLLPVRPKCLDTINRFLRYLTLLWQKSLW; from the exons ATGGCTTTGTGCCAGTGGGAAGAATCTTCTCaggagaaaatggaaaaagaagagaACAATAACCTGCTCCTtcaaatgaagaaaatggaaatgtCCACCAGAAGGCTTATTGACCTTTCGGAAAGGACTAATTATCGAATTATCCAGGTTAATGGCCAGCGCACTTACGGCCCTCCTCCCTCTTGGTTCGGAGATTCACCTGGGAAAGACTGCGAAGTTTTCGTCGGCCGTATCCCTCGGGATTGCTTTGAGGATGAACTGATTCCTGTCCTAGAATTGGCTGGGTTTATCTACGAATTCCGTCTGATGATGGACTTCAGTGGCTCTAATCGTGGATTTGGTTTTGCATTGTATTCGAAGCCATCGGAAGCTCGCCAAGCAATCGAAAAACTAAATCATTATGAAATAAGACCTGGGTGTACCCTCGGCATCGTCAAGTCCATGAACAACTGCAAGCTCTTCATTGGAGGACTGGATATAGATGTCACTGAGGAAGAAATTACAGTTACGCTGAATTGCATGACTCCTGGTGTTTCTCGAGTCACCCTGCACCCATCAAGATCTAGCAACCCCTTTCAGAGGCCGAAGAAATATGCCCTAGTTGAGTATGAGACGCACAGAGCAGCTGCTATGGCGCGGAGGGTATTGGTCCCGCAGAAAATGCGGTTCAGAGGAATAAGAGTGGTAGTAGATTGGGCCAATCCGTTTGGAGAAGATCAAAAGTGGGAAAAAAAATCCTATCAG ggCACTTCTTCGAAGGCCAGAGAGAAACGTAATTCTGTTGACTCAAAGAGCAAGGTGGATGGCAGATCCAAATTCAACGATAGTAATTGTTTACCGCCTGCACAAACAAGGTTGGGGGCCGGGACTGACACTTCATCATTATGTTTCAGGGATGGCAGCTTAAAGGAGATGAATTGTGATAATTTCCTTGAATTACAACAAAATGGGCACATTATGCCATTCACTCCTGCCAACTCTAGTCACAATG TCTTCAGCAAATCATGTTTACTGCCTGTCAGGCCCAAATGTTTGGATACTATCAACAGATTCCTCCGATACTTAACTCTTCTTTGGCAAAAG AGTCTTTGGTAA